A window of Streptomyces sp. Je 1-332 genomic DNA:
GTTCTACAAGGAGATCTTCGGCGGCGATCTCGCGCTCAACACCTTCGGCGAGGCCGGCCACCAGGGCACTCCGGAAGCCGACCAGATCATGCACGGCATGCTCCAGGCACCGAACGGCTTCACCCTGATGGGCGCCGACACCCCGCCGGGCATGGACCACAACCCGGGCAACAACTTCTCGGTGAGCCTCAGTGGGGACGACGAGGCCGAGCTTCGCGGCTACTGGGAGAAGCTGTCCGCCGGCGGCTCGGTGGCCGTGCCGATGGAGAAGCAGATGTGGGGCGACATCTTCGGCATGTGCACGGACCGCTTCGGCGTCCCCTGGATGGTCAACATCAGCGAGCCGCAGAGCTGAACGGCCTCGCGACCGGGCCGCCCCGCCGCACTCGGGGCGGCCCGGTCGCGGCCTCAGAGCAGCGCGCCTACGGTGTGACGGGGGTGTCTCGCGTGACGGGGGCGTCTGGAGGCCACCGATGGACCGCTCACCCGCGCGGGAACCCTTCGACGGCGGCAGTCCGCAAAATCCACGGTCTCAGCTCACCCATACCCGAACGGCGGACGGCACGAGCACCGCCGCTGCTCGTCGCCGGTCTCGGCCTCGGTCTGCACCCCCCTCGCCCCCGCGATGAGCATGGCCACCGCGGGCGTCGCCGCGCATGACGCGGGTGTGGTCAGACAGTCTTCGCCGGCC
This region includes:
- a CDS encoding VOC family protein; protein product: MVSRLNPYLSFDGDARQALQFYKEIFGGDLALNTFGEAGHQGTPEADQIMHGMLQAPNGFTLMGADTPPGMDHNPGNNFSVSLSGDDEAELRGYWEKLSAGGSVAVPMEKQMWGDIFGMCTDRFGVPWMVNISEPQS